The DNA region TGGTTGAACCATTCCCCAATCACATTCACTCCACAAGATTTTTCACATGTGATCCCACATGACAATGATCCCATTGTGGTAACAATCACGATCAACAACTACAGAACTAAGAAATTGTTATTAGACCAGGGATCATCGGCAGACATTATCTATGGTGACGCATTTGATCGTTTGGGTCTCAAGGAGTCAGATTTAAAGCCATACCCTGGAACTCTCATGGGTTTCACGGGCGATCGTGTTAATGTCCCAGGTTATGTGGAAATCCTGACTGCTTTTGGCGAGGGGGACTTCGTCAAGAAATTCCAAGTCAAGTACCTTGTCCTTGCTTGTCGGGCAAATTATAATGCTTTGCTCGGCTGTGATACACTCAACAAAATATGTGCAGTAATTTCTATTGCACACTTGACCATCAAATATCCGGCGTGCAATGGAAAAATTGGAATTTTGCGTGTCGATCAAGAAGCGGCGAGGGATTGTTACCTTAAAAGTGTAGCTCTTTATGGAAGGAAGGCCACCAAAGAAAGCCATAGGATGACTGAGATCTTTCCACAAGAAAGATTCACTTTGGATCCAAGCGATGACACGGAGGACTTTCGTCCTCAGCCTCTTGAAGAAACAAAATCTGCAAATGTAAAGGACAAGGTGCTCAAGATTGGAAGTGGTTTATCAGAGGACCAAAAGGCTCAATTGATCGCCTTGTTAGGCAAAATTTTGGATCTGTTTGCTTGAACGATTAATGAAGTACCAAGAATTGACCTAAATATAATTACACATAAGTTGGCCATTCGCCCTGAGGCAAAACCGGTTATTCAAACAAGGCGacgaatgagtgaagaaaaggatAAGGTAGTACAAGTGGAAACGCACAAGTTGATTGAAGCTCAATTTATTCGAGAAGTGCAATATCCGATCTGGCTGGCGAACGTGGTTATGGTACGGAAGGCCAACGGTAAGTGGAAAATTTGTACAGATTACACAAGTCTGAACAAAGTGTGCACAAAAGACTCTTATCCACTACCAAACGTAGATAAGTTAGTAGATGGAGCCTctgaaaatgaacttttaagcCTCATGGACGCCTATTCGGGTTACAACCAAATCATGATACATCGTCCTAACGAAGAGAGTACGACGTTCATGACCAATCAGGCTAACTATTGCTACAAAATAATGCCATTCGGCCTGAGAAATGCGGGAGCTAATTACCAACGCCTGATGGACAAGATATTTGCAAATCTAGTGGGAAGAAATATGGAagtatatgtggatgatatgattGTCAAGTCACCTATGGCGAAGGAACATTGTGAAGACTTGAAAGAAGCTTTCGCCCAGTTAAGAAAGTACAGCATGAGGTTGAACCCTGAAAATGCTCTTTTGGAATTCAAGGAGGAAAATTCTTAGGGTTTATAATCACATCTAGAGGAATTGAAGTAAACCCGGGCAAATGCAAAGAaatcttagagatgaaaagTCCAACCAACGTTTGGGAAGTGTAAAGGCTAACGAGACGATTGGCTGCTTTATCTCGTTTCTTGCCTATGGCGGGAGATAAAACCaccccgttcttcacatgtttgaAGAACAATTCAACATTTCAATGGACGGAATCATGCGAGCTAGCATTTAACAAGTTGAAGGAATTATTGGCAACATCGCTAGTTTTATCTAAGCCGACCCCAGATGTTCCTTTGATCCGTTACTTGGCGGTCATCGACACGGCGGTCAGCACATTTTTACTTCAAGAGGAGAAGAAAAAGTACAAGGTTGTTTATTTCGTCAGCCACACTTTGCAAGGCGCAGAAGTacgataccaaaaaattgaaaaagcgGCCTTGGCAATCTTAAAAACAGCAAGGCGACTTCGGCCGTATTTTCAGAGCTTTCAAGTGAAGGTTAAAACTAATATTCCGTTGAGGCAAGTGCTtcaaaagcctgatttatcagggcgattagTTAGTTGGTCTGTTGAGCTGTCGGAGTATGACATTCAGTATGAGCCAAGAGGGACCGTCCTTATCCAAAGCTTAATCGATTTTGTACCTGAAATGACGCCTTCGGAGTGTGACGGGGTGAGTGGTGAGCGGATCCTATCTGTTGATGGATCCTCGAATGACAAAGTTAGTGGGGTTGGAATAACCATTGAAGGCCCAGACAAAATGACAATTGAGCAatcattaaaatttgaattcagAGCAATtaacaaccaagcagaatatgaagcatTAATAG from Lotus japonicus ecotype B-129 chromosome 2, LjGifu_v1.2 includes:
- the LOC130736339 gene encoding uncharacterized protein LOC130736339, yielding MAQFSKMDIQLEEDSPDVCVASFKNGLRADSLNRDLMRRLARDMMDLRARVQEFIMIEQDEQNKKEREDWRKSSEQNTTPPDQHQHLASQGLNPTNMLSRDFKATRGIEMPRYPPPPRRPPNNVDTNRWCEFHKALGHTTDNRWTLRREIDRLIKAGHFANFVKDTSVQEPAKAVQDKKGKDKEVVEELGDPSGECASIAGGFGGGELSSKVRKRHVAAVHSIHKAYEGACWLNHSPITFTPQDFSHVIPHDNDPIVVTITINNYRTKKLLLDQGSSADIIYGDAFDRLGLKESDLKPYPGTLMGFTGDRVNVPGYVEILTAFGEGDFVKKFQVKYLVLACRANYNALLGCDTLNKICAVISIAHLTIKYPACNGKIGILRVDQEAARDCYLKSVALYGRKATKESHRMTEIFPQERFTLDPSDDTEDFRPQPLEETKSANVKDKVLKIGSGLSEDQKAQLIALLGKILDLFA